TGGCTCGAGGAGGCCCGATGAACGCGGTTGTCGCTCCTGTGAAGCCCACGCGGCCCTATCCGCCGCGCGTGAGGTCCAAGGGATCGGTGATCCACGACCTCGTCACCACCACCGATCCGAAGACGCTGGGACTGATGTACATCGTGACATCGTTCTCGTTCTTCCTGTTCGGTGGCCTGCTGGCGCTGCTGATGCGCGCCGAGCTCGCCGTGCCGGGGCTGCAGTTCCTGTCGAACGAGCAGTACAACCAGCTGTTCACCAATCACGGCGGCATCATGCTGCTGATGTACGCGACCCCGGTCGTGTTCGGCTTCGCGAACTACATCCTGCCGTTGCAGATCGGTGCCCCCGACGTCGCCTTCCCGCGTCTGAACGCCTTCAGCTACTGGCTGTTCCTGTTCGGTGCCCTCACCGTGGCGTTCGGGTTCGTCACGCCGGGCGGTGCCGCCGACTTCGGGTGGACCTCCTACATGCCGCTCGCCGACGACGTCCACTCACCGGGCATCGGAGGCAACCTCTGGTTCCTCGGCCTGGCCGTGATGGGTCTGGGCACCATCCTCGGCGGCGTCAACATGATCACCACCGTGGTGTGCATGCGTGCCCCCGGCATGACCATGTTCCGGATGCCGATCTTCACCTGGAACATCTTCATCACGATGCTCCTGGTGCTCCTCGTCTTCCCCCTGCTGGCGGCCGCGTTCATGGGTGCCTTCGTCGACCGGGTGCTCAACGGCAACATCTACGACCCGGCCACCGGCGGTGTCCTGTTGTACCAGCACCTGTTCTGGTTCTTCGGTCACCCCGAGGTGTACGTCATCGCGCTGCCGTTCTTCGGCATCGTCTCGGAGATCTTCCCGGTCTTCAGCCGCAAGCCGATCTTCGGGTACAGCGGTCTCGTGTACGCGACGATCGCCATCGCGGCCCTGTCGATCGCGGTGTGGGCGCACCACATGTACGCCACCGGCGCGGTGCTGCTGCCCTACTTCTCGTTCATGACCTTCCTCATCGCGGTGCCGACCGGCGTGAAGTTCTTCAACTGGATCGGCACCATGTGGAAGGGGCAGATCACCTTCGAGACGCCGATGCTCTTCTCGGTCGGCTTCATCATCACCTTCCTCTTCGGTGGTCTGACCGGTGTCATCCTGGCGAGCCCGCCGCTGGACTTCCACCTGCACGACTCGTACTTCGTGGTCGCCCACTTCCACTACGTGCTCTTCGGCACCATCGTGTTCGCGACCTACGCCGGTATCTACTTCTGGTTCCCGAAGATGACCGGCCGCATGATGGACGAGCAGCTCGGACGGTGGCACTTCTGGCTGACCTTCATCGGCTTCCACACCACCTTCCTGGTCCAGCACTGGCTCGGTGACGAGGGCATGCCGCGTCGCTACGCCGACTACCTGCCGTCCGACGGGTTCACCACGCTGAACACCATCTCCACGGTTGGTGCGTTCATCCTCGGTGCCTCGACGCTGCCGTTCCTGTGGAACGTGGTCAAGAGCTACCGGTACGGCCAGGTCGTCACGGTCGACGACCCGTGGGGCTACGGCAACTCGCTGGAATGGGCGACGACCTGCCCGCCGCCGCGGCACAACTTCTACGAGCTGCCGCGCATCCGGTCGGAGCGTCCCGCCTTCGAGCTGCACTACCCGCACATGGTCGAGACCATCCGTGCCGAGGCGCACGTCGGCTGGGGCAGCGACAAGCACGAGGTGAACGTCCTCGAGGGCGCCGACCGCACACCGGGGGACATCCCACGGGAGTGAGTGGATCCCGGACCAGCAGTCGTCCACGACACCGAGGGAGCGGAAGCCGGATGAACGACGCCGAACGGGACGGATGCCCGCCCGCCGAAGTGGACGTCCTGATCGTGGGTGCCGGGATCTCCGGTATCGGGACGGCCTACCACCTGAAGACCGAGCGGCCGGGCACGAGCTTCGCGGTCGTCGAAGCCCGCGACTCCATCGGCGGGACGTGGGATCTGTTCCGTTATCCGGGGGTGCGGTCCGACTCCGACCTGCACACGCTCGGTTTCGAGTTCAACCCGTGGCGGAAGAAGCACTCCTACGCCGGCGGGGAGGAGATCCTCGAATACCTGCACGAGACCGTCGCCGCGCACGGCCTCGCGCCGTACCTGCATCTCGGCCACCGGGTGGTGCGGGCACGGT
This region of Rhodococcus sp. Z13 genomic DNA includes:
- the ctaD gene encoding cytochrome c oxidase subunit I — encoded protein: MNAVVAPVKPTRPYPPRVRSKGSVIHDLVTTTDPKTLGLMYIVTSFSFFLFGGLLALLMRAELAVPGLQFLSNEQYNQLFTNHGGIMLLMYATPVVFGFANYILPLQIGAPDVAFPRLNAFSYWLFLFGALTVAFGFVTPGGAADFGWTSYMPLADDVHSPGIGGNLWFLGLAVMGLGTILGGVNMITTVVCMRAPGMTMFRMPIFTWNIFITMLLVLLVFPLLAAAFMGAFVDRVLNGNIYDPATGGVLLYQHLFWFFGHPEVYVIALPFFGIVSEIFPVFSRKPIFGYSGLVYATIAIAALSIAVWAHHMYATGAVLLPYFSFMTFLIAVPTGVKFFNWIGTMWKGQITFETPMLFSVGFIITFLFGGLTGVILASPPLDFHLHDSYFVVAHFHYVLFGTIVFATYAGIYFWFPKMTGRMMDEQLGRWHFWLTFIGFHTTFLVQHWLGDEGMPRRYADYLPSDGFTTLNTISTVGAFILGASTLPFLWNVVKSYRYGQVVTVDDPWGYGNSLEWATTCPPPRHNFYELPRIRSERPAFELHYPHMVETIRAEAHVGWGSDKHEVNVLEGADRTPGDIPRE